A window of the Glaciimonas sp. CA11.2 genome harbors these coding sequences:
- a CDS encoding NAD(P)/FAD-dependent oxidoreductase — protein MTTTPGKQANRTKPSLVVIGNGMAGMRTVEELQKLAPDLYDITVFGAEPYGNYNRILLSPVLAGDKSVEDIMLHTREWYQENNITLHAGDPVEMIDRRRRLVRSRAGLEVSYDRLLLATGSTPFIIPVPGHQLPGVIAFRDIQDVETMLAAARDHRHAVVIGGGLLGLEAANGLLRQGMDVTVVHVCDSLMNQQLDKPASALLKKALELKGLRIMLDTHTSEILGSERVTAVRFKDGSEIPADLVVMAAGVRPNIALAKKALLHCDRAIVVDDTLQTYDPRIYAVGECVQHRLSTFGLVAPIWDQARVCGAHLAGAGHRRYIQQATATKLKVTGVDLYSAGDFIGGDGSEDLVLRDPRRGIYKRLVLKGNQIVGAVLYGDVKDGPWYFDLIQNKTDVSSLRNQLLFGQALCVQAA, from the coding sequence ATGACCACAACACCAGGCAAGCAGGCTAATCGAACAAAACCATCGCTGGTGGTCATCGGTAACGGCATGGCTGGTATGCGCACGGTTGAAGAGTTACAAAAGCTGGCACCGGATTTGTACGACATTACCGTGTTCGGGGCCGAACCGTATGGCAATTACAACCGCATATTATTGTCGCCCGTGCTCGCTGGCGATAAAAGTGTGGAAGACATTATGTTGCATACACGCGAGTGGTATCAGGAAAATAATATTACGTTGCATGCCGGTGATCCAGTTGAGATGATTGATCGGCGTCGTCGCCTTGTGCGTTCGCGCGCAGGTCTTGAGGTCTCGTATGACCGACTGTTGCTGGCTACCGGTTCCACCCCTTTTATTATTCCTGTACCGGGACATCAATTGCCGGGCGTGATTGCGTTTCGAGATATTCAGGATGTAGAAACTATGCTGGCAGCCGCACGTGATCATCGCCATGCGGTCGTGATCGGCGGCGGCTTGCTGGGTCTGGAAGCCGCCAACGGATTGCTGCGTCAGGGGATGGACGTTACCGTAGTGCACGTGTGTGATAGTTTGATGAATCAACAGTTGGACAAGCCAGCATCTGCGCTCCTGAAAAAAGCGTTGGAATTAAAGGGCTTGCGCATCATGCTCGATACGCATACCAGCGAAATCCTGGGGTCCGAGCGGGTGACAGCCGTGCGTTTTAAAGATGGTAGTGAGATACCGGCTGATCTGGTCGTCATGGCGGCAGGCGTGCGACCCAATATTGCCCTCGCGAAAAAAGCCCTTCTGCATTGTGATCGCGCGATTGTGGTTGACGATACATTGCAAACCTATGATCCACGGATTTATGCAGTTGGCGAATGCGTCCAGCATCGCTTGTCGACGTTTGGTTTGGTCGCGCCGATTTGGGATCAGGCGCGGGTGTGCGGTGCGCATCTGGCCGGTGCTGGTCATCGTCGTTATATCCAGCAAGCGACCGCGACCAAGCTCAAAGTAACCGGCGTTGATCTGTATTCTGCTGGCGATTTTATTGGTGGTGATGGTAGCGAAGATCTAGTGCTGCGCGACCCACGTCGCGGTATCTATAAACGATTGGTATTGAAAGGCAATCAGATCGTGGGAGCGGTACTATACGGAGATGTGAAAGATGGTCCGTGGTATTTTGATTTGATTCAAAACAA
- the nirD gene encoding nitrite reductase small subunit NirD, producing the protein MHSDTQLGQLDNWISVCELDQILPNTGVCALINGAQVALFHVIDGEDRVFAISNFDPHSQASILSRGMVGNLGERIVVASPMYKQHFDLQTGECLESPEHSVSAYPTRVVDGKVWVGV; encoded by the coding sequence ATGCATAGCGATACCCAATTGGGGCAGCTGGATAACTGGATTTCTGTCTGCGAACTCGACCAGATCTTACCAAACACAGGTGTGTGTGCATTGATCAACGGCGCGCAAGTGGCGCTGTTTCATGTCATTGACGGTGAAGACCGTGTATTCGCGATTAGTAATTTTGATCCCCATTCTCAGGCATCGATTTTGTCGCGTGGCATGGTCGGCAATCTTGGTGAGCGTATCGTCGTAGCATCGCCGATGTACAAGCAACACTTTGATTTGCAAACCGGAGAATGCCTGGAATCTCCAGAACACTCGGTCAGCGCCTATCCGACGCGGGTTGTCGACGGAAAGGTGTGGGTCGGCGTATGA
- the nirB gene encoding nitrite reductase large subunit NirB has protein sequence MKIIVVGHGMVGHKFLESLADSGAPHLEVTVLCEEPRPAYDRVHLSEFFSGKSAEDLSLVPDGFFERDNILLKLNAKASVIDRVAKTVTVSTGETLPYDKLVIATGSYPFVPPVPGKDRKDCFVYRTIEDLEAMLECGRRSKTGVVIGGGLLGLECAKALRDMNLQTHVVEFSPRLMAVQVDEGGGRVLRAKIEDLGVTAHTQKNTVEIVDGETGTHRMNFSDGSHLDTDMIVFSAGIRPRDELARVSALAVGERGGIVIDNSCLTSDPDIYAIGECALWNGKTFGLVAPGYDMARIAAKHLLGENAEFNGADMSTKLKLMGVDVASIGDPHGNVPGSRSYHFTDERKQIYKKIVVSDCGKFLLGGVMVGDASEYGTLLQMMLNRIELPEAPEFLILPQADGNAKPGLGVDALPDAAQICSCNNVSKGDLCAAVCGGATNIGDLKSCTKAGTSCGGCVALVTQIMKSEMKKQGLAVNNHVCEHFPYSRQELYHLVRIGNIKTFNALISQHGKGLGCDVCKPVAASILASCWNDFVLKKEHAGLQDSNDYFLGNIQKDGTYSVVPRMAGGEVTPDGLIAVGQVAKKYGLYTKVTGGQRIDLFGARVEQLPPIWEELIAAGFESGHAYGKSLRTVKSCVGSTWCRYGVDDSMGLAIELENRYKGLRSPHKIKFGVSGCTRECAEAQSKDVGIIATEKGWNLYVCGNGGMKPRHAELLASDLDKATLIQTIDRFLMFYVRTADRLQRTSVWRDNLEGGLDYLKEVVLQDKLHIAADLEAEMQAVVDTYECEWKKAVNDPETRKRFRHFVNTDQVDENVVFMEERGQIRPATLVERSARVIPIIPIVAALAETV, from the coding sequence ATGAAAATTATCGTCGTTGGTCATGGCATGGTGGGCCACAAATTTCTGGAAAGCCTGGCTGACAGTGGCGCTCCACATCTGGAAGTAACCGTCTTGTGCGAAGAGCCACGCCCAGCATATGACCGGGTACACTTGTCAGAATTTTTCTCTGGAAAATCAGCAGAGGATTTGTCATTGGTTCCTGACGGTTTTTTTGAGCGCGATAATATTTTGCTCAAACTGAATGCCAAGGCCAGCGTCATTGATCGTGTTGCCAAAACGGTGACAGTGAGTACCGGTGAAACGCTGCCTTACGACAAGCTGGTCATCGCTACCGGTTCTTATCCTTTTGTGCCACCGGTGCCTGGAAAGGATCGCAAAGATTGCTTTGTGTATCGGACTATCGAAGATTTAGAGGCGATGCTTGAATGTGGTCGTCGCTCAAAAACCGGCGTCGTTATCGGCGGCGGTTTGCTTGGATTGGAATGTGCCAAAGCCTTGCGCGACATGAATCTGCAAACGCACGTGGTTGAATTTTCACCACGTCTGATGGCAGTGCAAGTCGATGAGGGCGGTGGACGTGTTTTGCGCGCCAAGATAGAAGACCTTGGCGTCACCGCGCATACGCAAAAAAATACAGTCGAAATCGTCGATGGCGAGACCGGCACACACCGCATGAACTTTTCTGACGGCAGCCATCTTGATACCGACATGATCGTGTTCTCTGCCGGTATTCGTCCACGTGATGAATTGGCGCGTGTCAGTGCGCTGGCAGTGGGCGAGCGCGGCGGCATCGTGATCGACAATAGTTGCCTGACCAGTGATCCTGATATCTACGCGATTGGCGAATGCGCACTATGGAACGGAAAGACTTTTGGTCTGGTCGCGCCAGGTTATGACATGGCACGTATCGCAGCCAAACATCTGCTGGGCGAAAACGCCGAATTCAACGGTGCCGATATGAGCACTAAACTCAAATTAATGGGCGTCGACGTTGCCAGTATTGGCGATCCGCACGGCAATGTTCCCGGTAGCCGTTCGTATCATTTCACCGATGAACGCAAGCAAATCTACAAGAAGATCGTCGTCTCCGATTGCGGTAAATTTTTGCTAGGCGGCGTGATGGTTGGTGATGCCAGCGAATATGGCACGCTGTTGCAAATGATGCTGAACCGCATAGAACTACCCGAAGCGCCTGAGTTCCTGATTCTGCCGCAAGCCGACGGTAACGCCAAGCCTGGTTTGGGTGTCGATGCGTTGCCGGATGCGGCACAAATTTGCTCGTGCAATAACGTCTCCAAAGGTGATTTATGCGCAGCAGTATGTGGCGGCGCAACGAATATCGGCGACCTGAAAAGTTGTACTAAGGCGGGTACTTCATGCGGCGGTTGCGTGGCACTCGTCACGCAGATCATGAAGTCAGAAATGAAGAAGCAAGGTCTGGCGGTTAACAACCATGTTTGCGAACATTTTCCCTACAGCCGTCAGGAGCTTTATCACCTCGTCAGAATCGGCAACATCAAGACTTTTAATGCATTGATCAGTCAGCATGGAAAAGGCTTGGGTTGCGATGTGTGCAAACCGGTAGCTGCCAGTATTCTGGCTTCTTGCTGGAACGATTTTGTGCTCAAAAAAGAACACGCTGGCTTGCAGGATTCGAACGATTATTTCCTCGGTAATATTCAAAAGGATGGTACCTATTCTGTCGTGCCACGTATGGCTGGTGGCGAGGTCACGCCCGATGGTCTAATCGCAGTCGGTCAGGTCGCAAAAAAATACGGCCTATACACCAAAGTCACTGGCGGTCAGCGCATCGACTTGTTCGGCGCCCGGGTTGAGCAATTGCCGCCGATCTGGGAAGAATTGATCGCAGCAGGTTTTGAATCAGGTCATGCGTACGGCAAGTCGCTGCGTACCGTTAAATCATGTGTCGGTTCAACCTGGTGTCGCTATGGTGTGGACGACAGTATGGGTCTGGCAATTGAGCTGGAAAATCGCTACAAAGGTTTGCGTTCACCGCACAAAATAAAATTTGGCGTATCCGGTTGTACTCGCGAATGCGCCGAAGCGCAAAGCAAGGATGTCGGGATTATCGCCACCGAAAAAGGCTGGAATCTGTATGTCTGCGGCAATGGCGGCATGAAGCCACGGCACGCTGAATTATTGGCCTCCGATCTGGATAAGGCGACGCTGATTCAGACTATTGATCGGTTCCTGATGTTCTATGTTCGCACCGCAGACCGTCTGCAACGCACCAGTGTCTGGCGCGACAATCTTGAGGGCGGTCTTGATTATCTGAAAGAAGTGGTCTTGCAAGACAAGCTACACATTGCAGCCGACCTGGAAGCAGAAATGCAGGCAGTCGTCGATACGTATGAATGTGAATGGAAAAAAGCGGTTAACGATCCAGAAACACGTAAGCGTTTTCGCCATTTCGTCAACACCGATCAAGTTGATGAAAACGTCGTCTTTATGGAGGAACGCGGACAGATTCGTCCGGCAACGTTAGTTGAGCGATCGGCCCGTGTGATTCCGATTATTCCGATAGTGGCTGCGCTTGCAGAGACGGTCTGA